The Silene latifolia isolate original U9 population chromosome Y, ASM4854445v1, whole genome shotgun sequence sequence ACCCCATGGTGTTGGGAACTTGAGACACGATGATATGTTGAGGCACCGCCTTCATCATCGATGCGACCATGGTTTTCCTAGTATCACGTTGTAAGTGGTCGGACCCTCAATGACTAAGTACCTTACCAGTTTATTAACTCCTTCGATGTACGTTGGGATGGTTATCTCACCCACCGAATGCGCAGTCTCACCACTGAATCCCACCAGGGGTACAGATTTCTTTATTAGGTTCTCTTTATCAAAACCCATGGTTTTGAGGGTTTCAAGCATGATGAGGTTCACAGAACTCCCTGTATCCACTAATGCTTTTCGTACGGTGCAATTGCCAATGGATAACGTTATAGTTAGGGCATCGTCGTGTTGCTCTGCGccgctttctatgtcggttttgtcgaaaGTTACCGGGGGTAAATTGCCCTGGCTTACTCTGCATGAAGTTTCTGGATGATCCCCTTTACTTCCAGTGGCTTTCCTCTTAGCGGCGGAATATGTTAAACCTGATAGCTCGGACCCGCCTGTTATCACGCTAATAATTTTCGTGCATATGGGTGGAGCAGAAGGAAGCATCTGATTTGCTGCTTCTCTCCTgtcctgcttgcccccacgtgataacaggtggtccAAGTTTCCCCTGCGTACCTGGAACTTTACTTCGTTTCGCAACCTGTAGCAGTCTTCTGTCCTGTGACCTATGTCCTGATGTCATTTGCATCTCTTGCTGCTGTCTCTGTCGTCGTTGGGTCGATCCTGAGTGGGAGGATTTGGCCACCTAACCTGATCACCTAGGCCTCTTAGTGCTTTCAGCAATCCTTCCATTCCCATGTTGAATCCGTACTCAGATAGCTTAGGAGGATGCTGGGAGTCGTCAACTTCTTTGGGTTTTTTCGCTATTCTCGCGTGTATTAGGTCTCATTGTATGGCTTAGCTCGCTCGTCTTTCTTTTCTGTTGGGATTTTCCTGCCAGGTTTGTCGAAGTTTGTTATTCCCTTTCTAGCTTGTATATCTTCTTCCAATCTTAATGCTGTTGTAGCTCTCTGCTCGACTTCTTCGAATATCTCACAAGGGTACATCGTtaattctttgtagaggtttgactCCTTATCCAAGCCCTGCCTGAAGGCGTTGATGGCCGTGGACATATCGCAGCCTCGAATTGAAACTTTCTCTGCATTGAACCTGGTAACGTAATCCTTGATTGATTCACCTATTTCCTGAACGATCCTATACAGATCACTTGGCTACTTTGGTGTTCTCCGGCTGCTGGAGAACTGCCGATTGAACGCGTTGACCAAATCGGCGAATGAAGATATGGTCCCATTAGGCAAGCCGACGAACCATTGTAGTGCTGCTCCGGTTAGGGTCGaaccaaatcctttacacatacatgcctcctttgaggcttTTGTGGCAGTGGtaaccatcattttctgcttgaatTGGCTAATATGATCGCAGGGGTCTGTGGTTCCATCGAAGAGAGTCATTGTTGGGACGCTAAATCCTTTTGGTAAGGCCACCGTAGCTATATCGTCAGAACGGCGAGTCGGCGTAGCTTTACGTGCGGCCATCTCCATAGGCGGCATTCCTGGGACCCTACAGAGGAGGCTTCGTAGTTTCTGGTATTGCTGTTCTATGTATGTCTCTCTCCCGGCAGGTCGCAGGTGCTTTTGTGACTGATGTTCGGCTCCTCATACGAAGTTCTGTTGTCCCAAAACTGCTGGTTGGCGCATCTGCGATGCTGCTGCAGCCGGGCCGCTTTCCCAGGTATACTCAACTTGATTTGTAACCGGTACTCTGATCATCGGGACCGCATTCTTTCTTTCGCTCTCTGCTTGGCGTCCTTACGCATCGCGTGGGTGTTGGATCTTGGTGGTGGCTCCTCATCCGGTGTTAATGCCCCGACCCGTTGGGACCAGGCCTCCTCTTGGCTGTGGTGTTGCGTCCATGTCTAGCCTAAGTGCCACCTCGCGTGGCAACACCCGCGTCTGCCTCCGATCCCCACTTTCTCCTGGTGGCCTCTCGGATCTGTCTTCCTGCATCCATGGGGCCGAATTAGCGGCATGGCTCCTTAACTCATTGATTTGTGCTCGGAGGAGATTGTTGTCCTCTTCCATCTGGGATCTCATGCTTCTATTCTCGTTCTACATAGTCCGGATTGTCCTTGCTAATGTGTCCA is a genomic window containing:
- the LOC141632615 gene encoding uncharacterized protein LOC141632615, producing MGMEGLLKALRGLGDQVRRGNLDHLLSRGGKQDRREAANQMLPSAPPICTKIISVITGGSELSGLTYSAAKRKATGSKGDHPETSCRVSQGNLPPVTFDKTDIESGAEQHDDALTITLSIGNCTVRKALVDTGSSVNLIMLETLKTMGFDKENLIKKSVPLVGFSGETAHSVGEITIPTYIEGVNKLVRYLVIEGPTTYNVILGKPWSHR